The region TCGCCAGTCCCGCCGCCAGAGGGGTGATGTCCGTGGGCATGAACTCCTCCAATCTCCGTTTCGTGAGCCTGAGTGTAGTCTCGCCCCGATGCCTCGGGGCTCTCAGAACCGCTTACTCGTGATGCGCCTCGTGTCCGTGCGCCGTCGCCAGGGATAGGAACGCCAGCGTGAGGATCGCGAAGATCAGCGCCTGAATGATGCCGACGCCCAGCTCCACCCCCATGAAGACGGCCGGCACGCCGATGGGCACGAGCTGGAGCATCACCTCGACGAGGATGAACCCCGCCAGAATGTTGCCGAAGAGCCGCAGGGCCAGCGAGACCGGGCGCGCGATCTCCGAGATGCCCTCCAGGATGGGGATGGGCCAGATGAACTTGAGGAAGTAACCCTTCACGTCGGCGCGCAGACCCGTGACCTGGACCCACACGAACACGATGAGCGCCATGGCGGCGGTGATGCTGAGGTCGCTATTGGGCGTGCGGAGGATGGCCGTCTCGCCGATGTGGAACGTGCCGATGCCGGGCAGGATGCCCAGCCAGTTGGAGAACCAGATGTAGAGAAACAGGGTGGCCACCAGAGGCAGGAAGCGGCGCGCGTTGGGCCCGGCCGCCTGCTCGCCCAGGGAGAGGATCAGCTCCACGACCGCCTCCGCGGCGTTCTGCAGGCCCGAGGGGATGAGCTGCATGCGGCGCGTGGCCGCGGCCGCGAGGAGGATGAGCAGGATGATGGCCACCCACGAGGTGAGGAGCGTGTTGGTAACGATGAGGCCACCAATGGTGAAGAGCACCTGGGGCTGGATGGGGACTTCGATCTCCACCGGTTGGCCTTTACTCCTTCCCGCGGCGGGTCAAGTACTGGACCATCTGCGCCGTGCTGACCACGCCGGCGGTGAGCCCAAGAAACGCCCCGAGCATGGTGAAAACGGGAACCTCATGCCCGAGGCGTTCATCGACGAGGTGGCCGGCGAAGAGCCCGACGAGCACCGCGGTTGCGAAGGCGATGCCCAGCTCAGTCGCAAAGGCGACGGCCTGCCAGATCGTCAGGTTCCGCACGGGTGCCCCGCCACCTCCTGCAGGAACCACGGGAGTATAGCACAACGCCCGCGACGCCTACGGGGGCGGGCGCACCCCTCCCCGCACCCCTTCCCCCCTTGTGGGGGAAGAGCCTGCCCTGAGTGTGCCGAAGGGTTGGGATGGGGGGTGAGTCCGGGCCCTCGCTGCAACAGAGATATGATGACGGCCGGAGGGGCTAAAGTTGGAGATTCGATACGATCCGGATGCAGATGTCTTGTTCGTGGTCATCCGGGACGCGCCGCCCGTCGACGTCTGTTGAAGAACCGGTGGCGTCATCTTGAGTTACGGTGAGGATGGCGAGCCGGTGTCTGTGGAGTTTCTGAACGCCTCCAGGCGATCCCTCGTGAAGGACGGCGCAGTGAGCGTGACGTTGAAGGGCGTGGCGTAGATCCAGCGCCATACAATGGGACCATGGCAGCACCAAGCAGGCGCATCAAAATCCAAGGGGCGGGCCCGACGGCCGCTGGAGGAAAGCCGCCCGTGGGGGACGTGCGCGTCGAGGTAGACGTTCAGAACACTGGCGATTTGATCTTGGTGGAAGGCGGGGCCCTCCGACAAGATGAGGTGCGGAGCGAGCACGTCCGCATGGTGGCCGACAGTGGTGCGATCATGCTGGCCCTGCCCCAGGAGCTCGTCGAACGGCTTGGCCTTCGGGAGCGGCGGAAAGCGGTTGTCGTCTATGCGGACGGACGGAAAGAGGAGCTGCCGATTGCCGGTCCGGTCACCGTACGCGTCGGCGAGCGCGAGATGGTCACCGAATGTCTCGTTCTGCCCCCAAACGCTGAGCCTCTGCTTGGACAGATCCCCCTCGAGGCGATGGACCTGCTGGTCGATTGCAGCCAGCAGCGCCTCGTCCCCCGGCCGGAGTCTCCATACCTCCCGCTCATCGCCCTTCGGTAAGGGCCGCTTCAGCGGCTGAGAGACGACGCGAACGCAACCCCACGGACGCAGCGGATCCGCCCACCGAAGCCGGGGAAACCGCGCGAAATCGCCAAGCCCTGCAGCCAGGATTCAGGCGGCCACCTCGACGATCACACACGTCGGGGGCTCGTGCTCTTCAGGAATCGGACGGCCGAGCTCCTTCAGCGATTCGAGGTATCCTTCGATGGCTTCGCGCGCGTTCGCGATCGCCTCGGCCATCGAATCGCCCTGGGTGTTGCAGCCTGGCAGGGCCGGCACGCGAACGGTGTAGCCGCCCTCGACGGGGTCTGGCGTGAGAACGATGCGATAGCGCCTCATCGGAGCTCCCTCAGCTGATCGACTGAAATCCCAGCGTCCTTCAGAATGTCGTGAACCAAGCCGAGCTTAAGCGTTCTGCCTACATGTATTGGCCCGACCACGAGACCTGGTTTTGAATCATGCGCGAAAAACTGGTGCGACCCATGCTGCCTGAGAAGTCGCCATCCATCCCGCTCCAAGGCGGAGGCTCCTTCCCCCCGTGCGGGGGAAGGGTGGGATGGGGGGTGAGGCTCCTTGCTCGCCGACCAATCAGGCGTCGCGCGCGACGACGAGCGCCCACACGCCCGCCGCGCCGGCCCGGACCAATGGCGCGGCGCACGCCTCCAGCGTCGCGCCCGTGGTGCAGACGTCGTCCACCAGGAGCACGCGCCGGTCCACGACCGACGCCGGATCGCGCACGGCGAAGGCACCGGCGAGGTTCAGCCAGCGCTCGCCGGACGAGAGGCGCGTTTGCTGGGGCGTCTCGCGCGTGCGGACCAGGAGCGCCGCGTCGAGCGGCCACCCCTGGGATGCGGCGAGCGGGCGCGCCAGCAGCTCCGCCTGGTTGAACCCGCGCTGCGCCAGGCGCGCGGGGCTGAGTGGGACCGGCGCGACCACGTCGACGGCGAGCGGGCGGCGCGCGAGGCCCGGCTCGAGCGCGGCCACGAGGAAGGGGGCCAGCCGCGTGCGCGACCGGTACTTGAAGGCGAGAATCGCCGCGCGGATGGTGCCCTGGTAGGGGTGCGCGGCGATGACGGCCCGCAGGTGGCCGAGGCGCCGGCCGCACGATCCGCATGGCCGCCCGCCCGGTGAGTGGGCGCTGCAGCGGGGGCACGTGTGCGCGCCGAGGGGCCGGAGGGCGGCGACGCAGGCGTCGCACACGTCGGCGCCGCGCCGGCCGCACCCGACGCATCGGGGCGGCAGCAGAACGTCGAGGGCGACCTGCCACCACGGATCGCGGGTGACGGGCGATCCGGCCTGGGGTGGCCACGGCCTTGGTTCCACCCTTTGACGGCCGCTCATTGCGGGCACAGTGGAGTGCAGGCAGAGCAACGGACTCGGAATGGTAGCTCGGCGAGCAACGGCGAGCCCTCAGCTGCATCATTCTGGAAATTTGTAATCGTTTTCCATCGTCTACGTGACAAATCGGCGTCGTGGGAGGAGTGGTGATCCACGGGCAAAGGGTTGTGGTGGTGCTTCCGAGTTACAACGCCGAGCGAACCCCTTACCGGGTCGTTGCCGGTCTGCCAAGGGACATCGCCGAGGACATCGTCCTGGTGGACGATAAGAGCCTTGGCAATATGGTTGCGCTCCGCGATCGCTCGGACTCGAAACGATCGCACATGAGTAGAATTCTGGCCAGGGCGGGAGTCAGAAGACGTGCTATGCAGAGGCCCTTGCGCGAGGGGCCCATCTCGCCGTCAAGTTACACCCCGACCACAAGACTTGCCGCTCGTTGAGGCTATGGGACGCAGTTCGGCGCTTTTGGTTCTCAAGGAGCTCCAAGAGGCGTGCCATGAACCCCACACACGAGGCGCAGCGCGGAGCGCGCTTGAGCCCCTCAGCGAGTGCCTCGGCAGTCACAGCCCGCGACCTTCGATTTGCCTGCGCAAGAATGCGCTTCGCGAGTACGGATTGTCGAACATGTCCACGCGCAGTGGCTCGTCAGCTTCACACGGACGGACGAGGTGGTCCCCGTCGATGAGCTCCCGGCATGACAGCTGGCCGCGCTGCAGTGGAATTGCTAGATAGTAGTCGTCACCGCCGAGGATGTGTCCAGCAGGGAGATCTCGTTTCGCGTACACGCCCCGGACGAGGCTATCCAGATAACGGACCTCTTTCTCGGGTGTCGGCGCCTTAACGTCGCCGTTTGCTCCGCACATTTCCCGCGCCTTCTTGAACGCGGTGAACCAGGTGTCGATCTGCTCTGGCAACGAGCAGTATGGGGACACTTCGTGGTCATCCGAGTCGATGTCGATATGGCGTTCGAACGTTCGTGCGCCCTTTGCATATGCCATCATGATCGACGACGTCCAGTCGTGATATTCGTGGGTCGAAAAGCCAATGACATGACCCGGGTACCGTTTCTTCAGAAAATCAATTTGGTTGAGCTGAAGCTCGTTGTCTTCTGTTGGGTAAATTGACACACAATGGTTAATCGCCAGCGGGATGCTGCGATTTTCGAAAAACGTGACCATGTCGTCGATGTCTTTCACGGAATGCCCGCCTACAGAGACGATGACGGGCTTCTTGGTGGTAGCGATCTTCTCGAGCAACACCCAATCGGTGACGTCGGAGCTTCCCACCTTGATAATCTGAATTCCTAGCTGTACGCAAAGGTCCACGGATGCTTCGTCGAATGGCGTTGCCATGCGTAGACATCCATATCGGCGTATCGCCTCGACGAGAGTCGCAAAATCCTGCTTGCACATCCGAGTGTCGAGTGTTTTTTTGATGTATCGCACGTCTGTCCTGTGCAAGAAGTCCTTATGGATGAAGGAATCTACATCGCGAAACTGGAGTTTAATCGCTGCCTTGACGCCGTGATAGCGAACGATGGTTGAAAAGTCCTTGATAATCTTTAACCCACGATTAACGTCCCCCCAATGGTTGTTGGCGAGCTCAAGAACGAACAGTTCATCGAATAAGTCCGACGCTACCGGCATAAGTCCTCCTGAGTGTCCTCGTGGGGTAATTGTGAACGGCAGTCATTGCGCCCTAGAACCAGGTCGACGAGGTCCGGATAGGTGCAAATCATCCTCACCGGCGGATCTAGGCTCGTGAGCCTTGCACTCCCGTAGCCCCACGGCACGCCGAGAAATCCGGATCCGACCGAATAAGCCGCCTCTAAATCATCGATGGAGTCTCCTACTAGGAGCGCGCGGGCCGGCGTGAGAGCATGCGCATCAAGGAGGTATTGAACCGCTTCCCGCTTACTGAGGAAGGGAGGCTGGGCGGAATCGCGGGTCAAAACGTCCTCGACGTAGGCCGACAGGCCGAGGCGGTGCAGAATGCGCACCGTCGGCATTCTCCGCTTATTCGTTGCGACGTACTGCGCGATATTGGCCTGGTGAAGAGCAAAGAGCGCTTCCGTAGCGCCATCGAATAGCCTTGATTGCATCCAGCCCTCAGAATCGTAGTACTCACGGAATCTGGCCTCTACCTCCCGCCGCTCCAGTTGGCCGATGCCAGGTATGAGCGCCTCAACGGCCTCGGCGAGTGGCATCGAAAGGGCGGGGTGGTGGCGCAGATCTGTCGGGAGCTGGGCCCTTCCACCACAGGCAAAAACCAGCGAAGAGCAGATGCCCGGCGCCGAGTCGACCAGCGTTCCGTCGAGATCGAAGATGACCGCGTCGATCTGGCCAGCTAGCGCTACACCTTCGTGCGCAAAACTGACACTAGACCAGCGTCGCATTACGCTCCCGCCGCGGAAATTCCTCTGCGGGCGCAATTTTTACATTTGTTGCACCGAAGCCGCAATGAATAATGCGAGGAGACGGAGTAATTCCGGTCACTCTTGTAACGTGACTGCCGTCTCACGCTGAGTGCGTACTCGTTCTGCGCTACGCCTCGTCGCCTTCGAGAGGGACCAACATGTTTTCGCGCAACTCGTCGCGGTCGAGGAATGGTGCGAGGTCTTCGAGGGGCGACGACACAATGCGTCCGTCTGGTAGCTCACGCGATGTGAGTTTCGGCTCGAACTGTTGATCGGGGTCTAGCATCACCTCGCAGAGGTATGGCCCGTCGGAAGCGAGCGCCTTTCCGATCTGACGGACGAAATCCGGCCCGGATACGCGCGCTGCTGGGATGCCGTATGCCGTCCCTACCTTGACCATGTCTGGGAATGAGACGCCGCTCGCTGGGCTCTCGCCAACCGGGTTGTCGGCGAAGAAGTTCATTTGTGTGGATCGGATCGACAGGTAGCCGTTATTGTTGATGATGAAAATCTTGATGGGTAGCCGATGGTGCACGATGGTTTGCAGCTCTTGGATATTGAGCTGAGAGCTGCCGTCGCCCGCAAGGCAGATCACGCGGCGGTGGGGGTCAGCGATGGAGGCCCCGACCGCCGCGGGGAGATCGTAGCCCATAGCCGCGGCGCCCGAGTTTGCGATTAGCCGTTGCCCGCGCTTCACGCAGGCTGCCTGAAAGGGGACCACGCTCGCCGTCCCATCCCCGCAGACGATCACGTCTTCGGGGCCGAGCGCGGAGAACAAAACCTCGCAGAAGCGGTAGGGATTGATCAAGTGCCCGGTAGACCGGTGGCGATCCAGTACGACCGGATACCGTTTCACGCGATCGCGGCACCAGCGCAGCCATTGCGCGTGTCGTTCGCGGTCATAGTTCGCCCGGTTGAGAGTTTCCATTAGGCTGTTCAGGAATGCCCCGACGTCGCTCATTACGGCCATGTCCGGGCGCACCGTTGGTTTGGAAAGCTCCGCCGGGTCGATGTCGACCTGGATTTTGAATGCGTTGCGAGCGAACGAGCTCCAGTTGTAGCTCACTTGGCGGATGTTCAGTCGCGACCCGAGAATGAGGAGGACGTCGGAGTTCTGAACGACAAAATTGCCGGGGCGGTCTCCGACAGTTCCAGGGCGCCCGCAGAACAGAGGATGGTCCGTCGGGAGCAGATCTGGCGCGGTCCATGCGAGCGTAACCGGCACGCCCAATCGCCGCGCTACTTCCTCAAAAAGGTCGACCGCACCAGCGAGCCGCACGCCGCTGCCGGCGAGAATGACCGGCCGCTCCGCGGCCTGAAGGCGTTCTAGCACTGTCTCGCAGGTCCCAGCGAGGTTCAGCGCGACGGGACCCTGCGGGACGGGCTTGTCAGTCTCCAAGGTTGCCTCATCTACGAGGCTGGACTGCACGTCGATGGGAATGTCCAACCAGCACGGGCCAGGCCGCCCGGACTTTGCGAGCTCGAGCGCCTTGTCGAGGTGAAATCCGATGGATTCTGGCTCTCGAACGAGGGCCGCATACTTCGTGATGGGCGTGGCCAAGGCAACGATGTCGACCTCCTGGTCGCCCAGTTGGCGCAGGCCTGGAAGGTTGTAGAAGGCCATGCAGGTCTCGCGTTTGACCTGACCGGAGATGACCAGCATGGGGATGGAGTCGGTCCACGCCCCGAAAACGCCGGTGAGCGCATTGACGCCGCCTGGCCCCGTCGTGACGCTCACGACTCCAATCTGCCCGGACACGCGCGCATACGCCTCAGCGGCAATGGCGCACGCTTGCTCATGATGGTTGCAGACGTACGAGATCCGCTTCTCGCGCCCTAGCGCGTCGTTCAAGAACATCGCACCGCCACCTGTAATCATGAAGACGTGGCGCACGCCTCGGTCGGCCACCGTTTTCCAGACGTAGTCGGCTACCCGCATCGTCATTCTGTGCCCCCTTCGTCTGCTTCGCTCACTTGTCGTGCAGCAGGAGTTCCGGGTCAACCAGGCTCTTCCGGCCTGCGTACCAGTCATAGAGCTCCCTGATCGCCGCGTCGATGGGCGTGAAGGCCAGTCCTGGCAGCTCCTCGTGCAGCCGCGCATTGTCCCCGCTATATTCGGGGTCCATTCCAGAAGCGAGGATCTTGATTGGCGGGTGATCCTCAGCAATGGCAGCCACGCGCCGGGCAAGGTCGAGCAGTTCATACGTCTCGTCTGACGTCACGTTATAGGCAGAGCGCGACGGTGTGGCCGTGAGGAAATGCTCGACCACACGGACGAGGTCGTCTATGTACACGTAGTCCATGCGACGGTTGCGCTTTATCGTCACGGGCAGATGATGCAGGACCTTGCAGATTGCGTTAGATATGAAACGGATCTCCCAATCTTCATGCTTCCCAAAGACCCCAAACGGCCGTAGCTCCACGGCATTCGGCATTTTGGCAAGGTACTTTGCGCAGATGTACTTGGAGTACCCAGTCTCGTCCTGGGGAACGTGCTTGTCGAAGTATTCCTCTGGCATCCTCGGCTTGTAATGGCGGATGTCGTACACGGCGCCAGTGCTGAGGAAGATGAATCGCGTGGATTCTCCCGTGCACCCCGCAAGGTTGAAAAACATGCGTGTGTTGGCGTCTAGCAGTCCGGTCGGATCTTTCGCGTTTCGGTGGCCAGGCTTCGTAGCGCAGTGAACGATTGCGTCAACGGGGTGGCTTCGTACGAAGCGACGAACGCCAACGTCGTCGAGGAGATCAAGTTGGGAGTGGCTGGGCGCGAGGATTTCCCATCTTTCGGAAAGTTGCTCGACGAGGTTGCGCCCGATAAATCCCGAGCCGCCGGTGATGAGAACGGCCATCAGTGTGGCCCGGGAACTGAATAACGGCGCGACGCTAATGGTCTCAACGCTCGAAGAACGCGCGAAAGCGATCGAGCATGAAGTCGACCATCTCGTCGGTGATACCCGGATAGACCCCGACGAAGAATGTATCGCGCATGACGCGGTCTGAGTTCTCCAGCGTGCCGGCGACGCGATGCGCAATGGCTCGGTAGCCCGGCTGCCGGAGGATATTGCCGGCAAAGACCAGGCGCGTCTCGATGTTCGCGTTCTCGAGCCACTGGACGAGGTCGTCCCTCCGTGTCGTGCCCCGGACCGTAATGGGAAAGCCGAACCACGCGGGGTTCGCCTTGGCATGCCACGTTGGGAGGAATATGCGGTCTGCGTAACGCTGGAGGCCGTTGTACAACCGTCGGAAATTGTGTCGCCGACGTTCGACGAAGGCTGGTAGCTTGTCGATCTGTGCGGCGCCGATGGCCGCCTGCATCTCTGTTGGTTTGAGGTTGAAGCCAACCGCGCTGTAGATGTACTTGTGGTCGTACCCTGGCGGCAACTCGCCAAGGCACCAGCCGAACCGCTTGGCGCACGTGTTCGACTCCCCGGGCGCGCACCAACAATCGCGCCCCCAGTCGCGGATAGACCGCACCGGCTGGGTCAAGAATTGGCGATTGACGATCACTCCACCACCCTCCCCCATCGTGATGTGGTGGGCGGGATAGAAGCTGAGAGTCCCGAGATCTCCAAAGGTGCCAACTGGCCGACCGTCAAACGTCGATCCGAGCGCGTCGCACGTGTCCTCCATCAGCCAAAGGTGGTGGCGTGCCGCAATGTCGCACACGGCATCGAGATCGAACGGGTTGCCCAGGGTATGGGGGAGGACGATCGCGCGCGTTCTCGGAGAGATGGCGTCCTCAATCCGATTCGCGTCGGCGTTGTACGTGCCGAGTTCGCAATCGACGAAGACGGGAACGAGGCCATTTTGCAGGATTGGTGCCAGCGTGGTGGGAAACGTGACGGCCGGCGTGATCACTTCGTCGCCAGGTTCGAGATGGTTGGCGACGAGAGGCGAAGCGAGAGTTGACACCCCAACCAGATTCGCCGACGAGCCCGAGTTGACGAGGGCGAAGTCGCGGCAGCCCAGGAACCGCTTCATCTTGCTTTCGAATAGGTCGCCATACGATCCAAGGGTCAGCCAAAAGTCGAGCATGCTGTCGGCGAGGTTCAACATCTCGGCCGCGTCGAAATGACGTCCGGCGTAGTTCACGCGACTCTCGAAGGGAATGAAGCCCCTGGGCTTATGGACAAGCTCGTAGTAGCGTTCCACGCGCTCGAAGATCTCATCACGGAGCCGGCTCGCTTCGGCATCGACGCTCGCCCGTACGATCCCTGTAAATGTGTCTGCTCGCCATTGACGGCGAAGCCGCTTGGTGGCCTCGGTCAACTGCATTGGAACAGTCCCGAGAGTGCTCTGCACAAGCGAGGCGTCCAGGAAACCGCGGGGCGTGCCGTCGACGCCGCCGGCTTCGACGGCATCGGGGTCGAGCGCGATCGTGCGCGCGACGACACGGCCAAAGTCGCACTGGCTCAGGATCTCCGACCCCGCCAGATGGATCGTCCCGCGGAATTCGGACTGCGCAAGGCGCAGCGTCGCCTCCGCGACGTAGTCCACCAAGGTGGGCTGAACTCGGGCAGAAGATGGTAGAGAGACGCTGCCGCCGCTCCGGAGGTGGCGCTCGATGATCTGCACCATATCCTGGGCGGTCCTGTCCCAGCCAAACAGGTCGCTGGTACGCACAATGATATGGTCGCTAATCTCGGCGCGAACTCGCGCCTCGGCCTCTGCCTTCATCGTGCCATGCGCTGTGCAAGGTTTTGGCTCATCGCCTTCTTGATGTAGGGCGTCGTCGGAAAAAACGTCAGGCGAGGAGTAGAGGACGAGCAGAGCATGGAAGCGCCGTGCCGCCCGGGCCACGTTCAACGCGCCGTCGACGATCGCGCCCCGCGCATCCTCGTCTTGGGTGGTCACCTGCGCCCGCCGCGTGGCGGGGACGTCCGACGTGAGAAGGATGACGTCCGGCTTGAAGTCGGCAGCAGCCTTGTCAAGGGCCTCGGGGGATCGAACATCGACCCGCATGAGCTGCGGCGCTGCTCTCGAGTAGTACGTGGCGCAAACGTCGACTCCGTGTCCCGAGAGTACTCGAACGAGACAGCGCCCGAGTTGTCCGGATCCGCCGATCACGAGTGCCTTCACGGTTCTGGCTCCGCTGATGTTGTGCTCGTTCCATGGCGGCGGAGCGTCCTCGAACCATCCCGTGTCGCAAAATAGGCGCGATACCACTCCACAGTTCGGGCCAGTCCGTCGTCGAGCGTGAAGCAAGGGCGCCATCCCAAGATCTCGCGGGCCAGTCGCGCGTCTAGGTATTGATGTGGTATCTCGTTCGACGCCTCATTCAGGACGATGGGCTGGAGATCGCTTCTGCCAGCGGTCTCGAGGACGCGGAGGGTGAGGTCCATCACACTCATTGGCTGCTCACAGGAGAAGTTGAAAGCCATGCCCCCGAGCGACGGGTCGTCCGCAAGCTTCTCTACGAGGGCGATGTACGCGGTCGCGGCATCCTCGACGTAGATGTAGTCGCGCGTGAACGTGCCATCGGAGCGAATGATAGGGCGCTCCCCGCGCAGCGCGGAACGAATCGTCCCAGGCACGATGCGATTGAAGTTGAGGTCGCCGCCACCATAGAAGTTCCCGCATCGTGTTACGACCACAGGGAGCCCGTAGGTTGCCGCATAGGCGAGCGCGATCAAGTCAGCGCAGCTCTTGGACACGTCATAGGGGTGTCGGCCGCGCAGCGGAAAGTCCTCCTGGTAAGGGAGGACATCGTGGCCGCCGTAGGCCTTGTCGCTGGATGCGACCACGATCTGGCGCACAGTCGACACGCGCCGACAAGCCTCGAGGAGATTCCAGGTTCCGCGTATGTTCGCTTCGAACGTGGAGATCGGGTCGCGGTTCGCGATGCCGACGATGGTCTGGGCGGCGAGATGAAAGACGGTCTGGACCTCGTATTCGTTCAGTGTGCGCTCGAGGCAGCTACGATCCTCGACCTCGCCGCGGACGACTGCGACCCGGTCCTGGAGTCCGGTCGAGTAAAACCTGCTGTGGGGAACGACGTCGCGCACGAGGCCTATCTCGTTCGCGCCCAGCGAGACGAGTCGCTCGGAAAGCCAGCTCCCGAGCAGTCCCGTGCATCCGGTGACCAGGACGTTGCGGTCGCGCCACAAATCAGATCGGGTCAACGCGGCAGCACCGTGCACGTTGGGATTACCAGATTTTCCACGGGGCATCACCGCGGGCCCAATCGTCGTTGAGCGCCTGAAGATCTCGAAGGGTGTCCACGCACTGCCAGTAACCGCGATGCCGAAAGACCGCGAGCTGGCCCTCTTCCGCGAGGCGAACGAGGGGCCCCTGCTCGAGCACGCAGGAGTCGCCGTCGAGAT is a window of Chloroflexota bacterium DNA encoding:
- a CDS encoding AtpZ/AtpI family protein, with the protein product MRNLTIWQAVAFATELGIAFATAVLVGLFAGHLVDERLGHEVPVFTMLGAFLGLTAGVVSTAQMVQYLTRRGKE
- the atpB gene encoding F0F1 ATP synthase subunit A — protein: MEIEVPIQPQVLFTIGGLIVTNTLLTSWVAIILLILLAAAATRRMQLIPSGLQNAAEAVVELILSLGEQAAGPNARRFLPLVATLFLYIWFSNWLGILPGIGTFHIGETAILRTPNSDLSITAAMALIVFVWVQVTGLRADVKGYFLKFIWPIPILEGISEIARPVSLALRLFGNILAGFILVEVMLQLVPIGVPAVFMGVELGVGIIQALIFAILTLAFLSLATAHGHEAHHE
- the rfbH gene encoding lipopolysaccharide biosynthesis protein RfbH, translated to MKALVIGGSGQLGRCLVRVLSGHGVDVCATYYSRAAPQLMRVDVRSPEALDKAAADFKPDVILLTSDVPATRRAQVTTQDEDARGAIVDGALNVARAARRFHALLVLYSSPDVFSDDALHQEGDEPKPCTAHGTMKAEAEARVRAEISDHIIVRTSDLFGWDRTAQDMVQIIERHLRSGGSVSLPSSARVQPTLVDYVAEATLRLAQSEFRGTIHLAGSEILSQCDFGRVVARTIALDPDAVEAGGVDGTPRGFLDASLVQSTLGTVPMQLTEATKRLRRQWRADTFTGIVRASVDAEASRLRDEIFERVERYYELVHKPRGFIPFESRVNYAGRHFDAAEMLNLADSMLDFWLTLGSYGDLFESKMKRFLGCRDFALVNSGSSANLVGVSTLASPLVANHLEPGDEVITPAVTFPTTLAPILQNGLVPVFVDCELGTYNADANRIEDAISPRTRAIVLPHTLGNPFDLDAVCDIAARHHLWLMEDTCDALGSTFDGRPVGTFGDLGTLSFYPAHHITMGEGGGVIVNRQFLTQPVRSIRDWGRDCWCAPGESNTCAKRFGWCLGELPPGYDHKYIYSAVGFNLKPTEMQAAIGAAQIDKLPAFVERRRHNFRRLYNGLQRYADRIFLPTWHAKANPAWFGFPITVRGTTRRDDLVQWLENANIETRLVFAGNILRQPGYRAIAHRVAGTLENSDRVMRDTFFVGVYPGITDEMVDFMLDRFRAFFER
- a CDS encoding ComF family protein translates to MEPRPWPPQAGSPVTRDPWWQVALDVLLPPRCVGCGRRGADVCDACVAALRPLGAHTCPRCSAHSPGGRPCGSCGRRLGHLRAVIAAHPYQGTIRAAILAFKYRSRTRLAPFLVAALEPGLARRPLAVDVVAPVPLSPARLAQRGFNQAELLARPLAASQGWPLDAALLVRTRETPQQTRLSSGERWLNLAGAFAVRDPASVVDRRVLLVDDVCTTGATLEACAAPLVRAGAAGVWALVVARDA
- a CDS encoding thiamine pyrophosphate-binding protein — its product is MTMRVADYVWKTVADRGVRHVFMITGGGAMFLNDALGREKRISYVCNHHEQACAIAAEAYARVSGQIGVVSVTTGPGGVNALTGVFGAWTDSIPMLVISGQVKRETCMAFYNLPGLRQLGDQEVDIVALATPITKYAALVREPESIGFHLDKALELAKSGRPGPCWLDIPIDVQSSLVDEATLETDKPVPQGPVALNLAGTCETVLERLQAAERPVILAGSGVRLAGAVDLFEEVARRLGVPVTLAWTAPDLLPTDHPLFCGRPGTVGDRPGNFVVQNSDVLLILGSRLNIRQVSYNWSSFARNAFKIQVDIDPAELSKPTVRPDMAVMSDVGAFLNSLMETLNRANYDRERHAQWLRWCRDRVKRYPVVLDRHRSTGHLINPYRFCEVLFSALGPEDVIVCGDGTASVVPFQAACVKRGQRLIANSGAAAMGYDLPAAVGASIADPHRRVICLAGDGSSQLNIQELQTIVHHRLPIKIFIINNNGYLSIRSTQMNFFADNPVGESPASGVSFPDMVKVGTAYGIPAARVSGPDFVRQIGKALASDGPYLCEVMLDPDQQFEPKLTSRELPDGRIVSSPLEDLAPFLDRDELRENMLVPLEGDEA
- a CDS encoding type II toxin-antitoxin system HicA family toxin translates to MERDGWRLLRQHGSHQFFAHDSKPGLVVGPIHVGRTLKLGLVHDILKDAGISVDQLRELR
- a CDS encoding type II toxin-antitoxin system HicB family antitoxin, whose product is MRRYRIVLTPDPVEGGYTVRVPALPGCNTQGDSMAEAIANAREAIEGYLESLKELGRPIPEEHEPPTCVIVEVAA
- a CDS encoding HAD family hydrolase; translated protein: MRRWSSVSFAHEGVALAGQIDAVIFDLDGTLVDSAPGICSSLVFACGGRAQLPTDLRHHPALSMPLAEAVEALIPGIGQLERREVEARFREYYDSEGWMQSRLFDGATEALFALHQANIAQYVATNKRRMPTVRILHRLGLSAYVEDVLTRDSAQPPFLSKREAVQYLLDAHALTPARALLVGDSIDDLEAAYSVGSGFLGVPWGYGSARLTSLDPPVRMICTYPDLVDLVLGRNDCRSQLPHEDTQEDLCR
- a CDS encoding NAD(P)-dependent oxidoreductase; translation: MAVLITGGSGFIGRNLVEQLSERWEILAPSHSQLDLLDDVGVRRFVRSHPVDAIVHCATKPGHRNAKDPTGLLDANTRMFFNLAGCTGESTRFIFLSTGAVYDIRHYKPRMPEEYFDKHVPQDETGYSKYICAKYLAKMPNAVELRPFGVFGKHEDWEIRFISNAICKVLHHLPVTIKRNRRMDYVYIDDLVRVVEHFLTATPSRSAYNVTSDETYELLDLARRVAAIAEDHPPIKILASGMDPEYSGDNARLHEELPGLAFTPIDAAIRELYDWYAGRKSLVDPELLLHDK
- a CDS encoding retroviral-like aspartic protease family protein, translating into MGDVRVEVDVQNTGDLILVEGGALRQDEVRSEHVRMVADSGAIMLALPQELVERLGLRERRKAVVVYADGRKEELPIAGPVTVRVGEREMVTECLVLPPNAEPLLGQIPLEAMDLLVDCSQQRLVPRPESPYLPLIALR
- a CDS encoding N-acetylneuraminate synthase family protein, with the translated sequence MPVASDLFDELFVLELANNHWGDVNRGLKIIKDFSTIVRYHGVKAAIKLQFRDVDSFIHKDFLHRTDVRYIKKTLDTRMCKQDFATLVEAIRRYGCLRMATPFDEASVDLCVQLGIQIIKVGSSDVTDWVLLEKIATTKKPVIVSVGGHSVKDIDDMVTFFENRSIPLAINHCVSIYPTEDNELQLNQIDFLKKRYPGHVIGFSTHEYHDWTSSIMMAYAKGARTFERHIDIDSDDHEVSPYCSLPEQIDTWFTAFKKAREMCGANGDVKAPTPEKEVRYLDSLVRGVYAKRDLPAGHILGGDDYYLAIPLQRGQLSCRELIDGDHLVRPCEADEPLRVDMFDNPYSRSAFLRRQIEGRGL